The following proteins are encoded in a genomic region of Astatotilapia calliptera chromosome 22, fAstCal1.2, whole genome shotgun sequence:
- the ndufs5 gene encoding NADH dehydrogenase [ubiquinone] iron-sulfur protein 5 gives MPFVDLQSRLGINLDRWLLLQSGEQPNKRAARCHAFEKEWIECSHGIGQTRAKKECQLEFEDFYECMHRQKTHERLYAIRQQRDKLIKEGKYTPPSHHTGKAEQTP, from the exons ATGCCGTTCGTGGATCTGCAGTCGCGGCTCGGTATCAACTTGGACCgctggctgctgctgcagagcgGAGAGCAGCCCAACAAGCGGGCGGCACGCTGCCACGCCTTCGAGAAGGAGTGGATCGAATGTTCTCATGGCATCGGGCAGACCCGTGCCAAGAAGGAGTGCCAGCTGGAGTTTGAGGACTTCTATGAGTGCATGCACAGGCAGAAGACG CACGAAAGGCTGTATGCCATCCGTCAGCAGCGCGACAAGCTGATTAAGGAGGGGAAATACACGCCGCCGAGCCACCACACAGGCAAGGCTGAACAGACTCCATGA